In a single window of the Prinia subflava isolate CZ2003 ecotype Zambia chromosome 3, Cam_Psub_1.2, whole genome shotgun sequence genome:
- the PRDM15 gene encoding PR domain zinc finger protein 15 isoform X6: MSTKTSLPSSMTMTFTSPPARTSPRELSCECDTSLAAMESDKEGNNKVSSKPSSAVLPHKKSKKSSMLAADPAVNTPEGSGTAEAKPNQWTCKVCSSAFQEPQLLTEHLLSHLEQAKGAPPSSQNDAEKAEKAAEAVPADQPVASDAASASTDSRRKARRGRKAKTAKVETPLVIDEEKDSAVERVADAVTEVPPEEVALPPAPEERIMDLVLGKMPSTTNSISSVTNRFAHHQNTMSLKRSLILSSRHGIRRKLIKQLGEHKRVYQCSICSKIFQNSSNLSRHIRSHGDKLFKCEECAKLFSRKESLKQHVSYKHSRNEVDSEYRYKCTTCEKAFRIESALEFHNCRTDDKTFQCEMCFRFFSTNSNLSKHKKKHGDKKFACEICNKMFYRKDVMLDHQRRHLEGVRRVKREDFEHSTENMVRYKKEPSGCPVCGKVFSCRSNMNKHLLTHGDKKYTCEICGRKFFRVDVLRDHIHVHFKDIALMDDHQREEFIGKIGISSEENDDNSDESADSEPHKYSCKRCQLTFGRGKEYLKHIMDVHKEKGYGCSICNRRFALKATYHAHMVIHRENLPDPNVQKYIHPCEICGRIFNSIGNLERHKLIHTGVKSHACEQCGKSFARKDMLKEHMRVHDNIREYLCAECGKGMKTKHALRHHMKLHKGIKEYECKECHRKFAQKVNMLKHYKRHTGIKDFMCELCGKTFSERNTMETHKLIHTVGKQWTCSVCDKKYVTDYMLQKHIQLTHDKVEAQSCQLCGTKVSTRASMSRHMRRKHPEILSVRIDDLEPLPETTTIDASSIGIVQPELALEQGELPEGKQHIKTPKRGQKRKQKSGEEEEAQVPEDPAFSEYTEKEGEFTGNVGDETNSAVQSIQQVVVTLSDPTVTAPSSSVGLPNITVTPITTAAGTQFTSLQPVAVGQLGAPERQLQLDSSILTVTFDTVSGSAVLHNRQPEAPLPPQPEAPSPQSVAHFINLTTLVNSIAPLGSQITEQHPLSWRSVPQTDVLQPPAPAAPPQPGQPPVQTEQQQQQMYSY; this comes from the exons ATGAGCACCAAAACCTCACTGCCTTCCAGCATGACAATGACATTTACTTCACCACCTGCCAGGACATCCCCCCGGGAACTGAGCTGCGAGTGTG ATACATCCTTGGCAGCAATGGAATCTGATAAAGAGGGGAATAATAAGGTCTCTTCAAAACCTTCATCTGCTGTCTTACCCCataaaaaatccaagaaatcCAGCATGCTAGCAGCTGATCCAGCAG TGAACACTCCAGAAGGCAGTGGGACAGCAGAAGCAAAACCCAACCAATGGACGTGTAAAGTGTGTTCATCTGCTTTCCAAGAGCCCCAGCTGCTGACAG AGCACTTGCTGAGTCACCTGGAACAAGCCAAAGGTGCCCCCCCAAGCAGCCAAAACGATGctgagaaagcagagaaagcagcagaggctgtgccagcagatCAGCCAGTGGCAAGTGATGcagccagtgccagcacagactCGAGGAGAAAGGccaggaggggaagaaaagccAAAACAGCAAAAGTAGAAACACCTCTTGTCATTGATGAAGAGAAAGATTCTGCAG TGGAGCGTGTGGCTGACGCTGTCACCGAGGTCCCTCCAGAGGAGGTggccctgcctccagctccagAAGAGAGGATTATGGATCTGGTTTTAGGAAAGATGCCCAGCACCACAAACAGCATCAGCTCAGTGACAAA TAGGTTTGCTCATCACCAAAACACCATGTCCCTCAAAAGGAGTTTAATTCTCTCCAGTAGACACGGGATTCGGCGGAAGCTGATAAAGCAGCTGGGGGAGCACAAGAGGGTCTATCAGTGCAGCATCTGCAGTAAGATCTTCCAGAACAGCAGCAACCTCAGCAGGCACATCCGTTCTCACG GTGACAAACTGTTTAAATGTGAGGAATGTGCAAAGCTGTTCAGCAGGAAGGAGAGCTTGAAGCAGCACGTTTCATACAAGCACAGCAGGAATGAA GTGGACAGTGAGTACAGGTACAAGTGCACCACATGTGAAAAGGCCTTTCGGATAGAGAGCGCCCTGGAATTCCACAACTGCAGGACAG ATGACAAGACATTCCAGTGTGAGATGTGTTTCAGATTCTTCTCTACAAACAGCAACCTatcaaaacacaagaaaaagcaCGGGGATAAGAAGTTTGCGTGTGAGATCTGCAATAAGATGTTCTACAGGAAGGATGTCATGCTGGACCATCAAAGGAGGCACTTGGAAG GGGTGAGGCGTGTGAAGAGAGAAGACTTTGAGCACAGCACGGAGAACATGGTGCGCTACAAGAAGGAGCCCTCGGGGTGCCCCGTGTGTGGGAAG gTATTTTCATGTAGGAGCAATATGAACAAACACCTTCTGACACATGGAGACAAGAAATACACGTGTGAGATCTGTGGACGTAAATTTTTCAGGGTGGATGTGTTGAGGGATCATATTCATGTCCATTTTAAG GACATAGCCCTAATGGATGATCACCAGAGGGAAGAGTTCATTGGTAAAATTGGAATCTCATCAGAGGAAAATGACGACAACTCTGATGAAAGTGCAGATTCAGAGCCTCACAAGTATAGCTGCAAAAGGTGCCAG CTGACCTTTGGCAGAGGGAAGGAGTACCTGAAGCACATCATGGACGTGCACAAGGAGAAGGGCTACGGCTGCAGCATCTGCAACCGGCGCTTCGCCCTGAAGGCCACGTACCACGCGCACATGGTCATCCACAGGGAGAACCTGCCCGACCCCAACGTGCAGAA ATACATCCATCCATGTGAAATCTGTGGGAGGATTTTTAACAGTATAGGAAATCTGGAAAGACATAAGCTTATACATACAG gtGTAAAAAGTCATGCTTGTGAGCAATGTGGCAAATCATTTGCTAGAAAAGACATGTTAAAAGAACATATGCGAGTCCATGATAATATCCGAGAATACTTGTGTGCAGAGTGTGGCAAAG GGATGAAGACAAAACACGCCCTCCGTCACCACATGAAGCTTCACAAAGGGATCAAGGAATACGAGTGCAAGGAATGCCACCGAAAATTTGCACAGAAAGTCAACATGCTGAAACACTACAAGAGACACACAG gaatcaAAGATTTCATGTGTGAGCTCTGTGGCAAGACGTTCAGCGAGAGGAATACGATGGAGACTCACAAGTTGATTCATACAG TAGGAAAACAGTGGACGTGTTCAGTGTGTGATAAGAAGTATGTGACTGATTACATGCTGCAGAAGCACATCCAGCTCACCCACGACAAGGTGGAAGCCCAGAGCTGTCAGCTGTGTGGGACAAAGGTTTCTACCAGGGCGTCCATGAGTCGACACATGAGGCGTAAACATCCAGAG ATCCTTTCAGTGAGGATTGATGATTTGGAGCCTCTGCCAGAGACCACGACCATTGATGCCTCTTCCATTGGGATTGTCCAG CCGGAATTAGCCTTGGAACAGGGTGAACTGCCAGAAGGGAAACAGCACATAAAAACTCCTAAACGTGGCCAGAAACGAAAACAGAAGtcaggtgaggaggaggaagctcAAGTGCCTGAGGACCCTGCCTTCAGTGAATACACAGAGAAGGAAGGTGAATTCACAGGGAACGTTGGAGATGAGACTAATTCAGCTGTACAGAGCATCCAACAg GTGGTGGTGACCCTCAGCGACCCGACCGTCACGGCGCCCTCCAGCTCGGTGGGGCTCCCCAACATCACGGTGACTCCCATCACCACGGCGGCGGGCACGCAGTTCACCAGCCTGCAGCCCGTGGCCGTGGGCCAGCTGGGCGCCCCGGAGCgccagctgcagctggacagCTCCATCCTCACCGTCACCTTCGACACGGTCAGCGGCTCGGCCGTGCTGCACAACCGCCAGCCCGaggcgccgctgccgccgcaGCCCGAGGCGCCCAGCCCGCAGTCCGTGGCGCATTTCATCAACCTCACCACGCTGGTGAACTCCATCgctcccctgggcagccagATCACGGAGCAGCACCCCCTGAGCTGGAGGTCGGTGCCTCAGACTGACGTCCTGCAGCCCCCGGcgccggccgcgccgccgcaGCCGGGCCAGCCGCCGGTgcagacagagcagcagcagcagcagatgtaCAGCTACTGA
- the PRDM15 gene encoding PR domain zinc finger protein 15 isoform X1 — MAEDGNEEIMFIWCEDCGQYHDSECPELGPVVTVKDSFVLSRARSSLPSNLEIRQLEDGTEGVFALTQLVKRTQFGPFESKRVLKLEKESVFPLKVFQKEGPLVYFDTTNEDDCNWMMMVRPATEYEHQNLTAFQHDNDIYFTTCQDIPPGTELRVWYAAFYAKKMEKPVLKQVTSVANDTSLAAMESDKEGNNKVSSKPSSAVLPHKKSKKSSMLAADPAVNTPEGSGTAEAKPNQWTCKVCSSAFQEPQLLTEHLLSHLEQAKGAPPSSQNDAEKAEKAAEAVPADQPVASDAASASTDSRRKARRGRKAKTAKVETPLVIDEEKDSAVERVADAVTEVPPEEVALPPAPEERIMDLVLGKMPSTTNSISSVTNRFAHHQNTMSLKRSLILSSRHGIRRKLIKQLGEHKRVYQCSICSKIFQNSSNLSRHIRSHGDKLFKCEECAKLFSRKESLKQHVSYKHSRNEVDSEYRYKCTTCEKAFRIESALEFHNCRTDDKTFQCEMCFRFFSTNSNLSKHKKKHGDKKFACEICNKMFYRKDVMLDHQRRHLEGVRRVKREDFEHSTENMVRYKKEPSGCPVCGKVFSCRSNMNKHLLTHGDKKYTCEICGRKFFRVDVLRDHIHVHFKDIALMDDHQREEFIGKIGISSEENDDNSDESADSEPHKYSCKRCQLTFGRGKEYLKHIMDVHKEKGYGCSICNRRFALKATYHAHMVIHRENLPDPNVQKYIHPCEICGRIFNSIGNLERHKLIHTGVKSHACEQCGKSFARKDMLKEHMRVHDNIREYLCAECGKGMKTKHALRHHMKLHKGIKEYECKECHRKFAQKVNMLKHYKRHTGIKDFMCELCGKTFSERNTMETHKLIHTVGKQWTCSVCDKKYVTDYMLQKHIQLTHDKVEAQSCQLCGTKVSTRASMSRHMRRKHPEILSVRIDDLEPLPETTTIDASSIGIVQPELALEQGELPEGKQHIKTPKRGQKRKQKSGEEEEAQVPEDPAFSEYTEKEGEFTGNVGDETNSAVQSIQQVVVTLSDPTVTAPSSSVGLPNITVTPITTAAGTQFTSLQPVAVGQLGAPERQLQLDSSILTVTFDTVSGSAVLHNRQPEAPLPPQPEAPSPQSVAHFINLTTLVNSIAPLGSQITEQHPLSWRSVPQTDVLQPPAPAAPPQPGQPPVQTEQQQQQMYSY; from the exons ATGGCTGAAGATGGCAATGAGGAGATCATGTTTATTT GGTGCGAGGACTGTGGGCAGTACCACGATTCAGAGTGTCCTGAGCTGGGCCCAGTGGTGACAGTCAAAGACTCCTTTGTACTGAGCAGGGCAAG ATCATCTCTGCCCTCTAATTTGGAGATAAGACAACTGGAGGATGGGACTGAGGGAGTGTTTGCTCTGACTCAGCTGGTGAAACGTACCCAGTTTGGCCCCTTTGAATCCAAGAGAGTTCTCAAGCTGGAGAAAGAATCAGTTTTTCCCCTGAAG GTGTTCCAGAAAGAAGGGCCCCTGGTGTATTTTGACACCACAAACGAAGATGATTGCAACTGGATGATGATGGTGCGCCCAGCCACCGAGTATGAGCACCAAAACCTCACTGCCTTCCAGCATGACAATGACATTTACTTCACCACCTGCCAGGACATCCCCCCGGGAACTGAGCTGCGAGTGTGGTATGCAGCTTTTTACGccaaaaaaatggaaaagccaGTGCTGAAGCAGGTCACTAGTGTTGCCAATG ATACATCCTTGGCAGCAATGGAATCTGATAAAGAGGGGAATAATAAGGTCTCTTCAAAACCTTCATCTGCTGTCTTACCCCataaaaaatccaagaaatcCAGCATGCTAGCAGCTGATCCAGCAG TGAACACTCCAGAAGGCAGTGGGACAGCAGAAGCAAAACCCAACCAATGGACGTGTAAAGTGTGTTCATCTGCTTTCCAAGAGCCCCAGCTGCTGACAG AGCACTTGCTGAGTCACCTGGAACAAGCCAAAGGTGCCCCCCCAAGCAGCCAAAACGATGctgagaaagcagagaaagcagcagaggctgtgccagcagatCAGCCAGTGGCAAGTGATGcagccagtgccagcacagactCGAGGAGAAAGGccaggaggggaagaaaagccAAAACAGCAAAAGTAGAAACACCTCTTGTCATTGATGAAGAGAAAGATTCTGCAG TGGAGCGTGTGGCTGACGCTGTCACCGAGGTCCCTCCAGAGGAGGTggccctgcctccagctccagAAGAGAGGATTATGGATCTGGTTTTAGGAAAGATGCCCAGCACCACAAACAGCATCAGCTCAGTGACAAA TAGGTTTGCTCATCACCAAAACACCATGTCCCTCAAAAGGAGTTTAATTCTCTCCAGTAGACACGGGATTCGGCGGAAGCTGATAAAGCAGCTGGGGGAGCACAAGAGGGTCTATCAGTGCAGCATCTGCAGTAAGATCTTCCAGAACAGCAGCAACCTCAGCAGGCACATCCGTTCTCACG GTGACAAACTGTTTAAATGTGAGGAATGTGCAAAGCTGTTCAGCAGGAAGGAGAGCTTGAAGCAGCACGTTTCATACAAGCACAGCAGGAATGAA GTGGACAGTGAGTACAGGTACAAGTGCACCACATGTGAAAAGGCCTTTCGGATAGAGAGCGCCCTGGAATTCCACAACTGCAGGACAG ATGACAAGACATTCCAGTGTGAGATGTGTTTCAGATTCTTCTCTACAAACAGCAACCTatcaaaacacaagaaaaagcaCGGGGATAAGAAGTTTGCGTGTGAGATCTGCAATAAGATGTTCTACAGGAAGGATGTCATGCTGGACCATCAAAGGAGGCACTTGGAAG GGGTGAGGCGTGTGAAGAGAGAAGACTTTGAGCACAGCACGGAGAACATGGTGCGCTACAAGAAGGAGCCCTCGGGGTGCCCCGTGTGTGGGAAG gTATTTTCATGTAGGAGCAATATGAACAAACACCTTCTGACACATGGAGACAAGAAATACACGTGTGAGATCTGTGGACGTAAATTTTTCAGGGTGGATGTGTTGAGGGATCATATTCATGTCCATTTTAAG GACATAGCCCTAATGGATGATCACCAGAGGGAAGAGTTCATTGGTAAAATTGGAATCTCATCAGAGGAAAATGACGACAACTCTGATGAAAGTGCAGATTCAGAGCCTCACAAGTATAGCTGCAAAAGGTGCCAG CTGACCTTTGGCAGAGGGAAGGAGTACCTGAAGCACATCATGGACGTGCACAAGGAGAAGGGCTACGGCTGCAGCATCTGCAACCGGCGCTTCGCCCTGAAGGCCACGTACCACGCGCACATGGTCATCCACAGGGAGAACCTGCCCGACCCCAACGTGCAGAA ATACATCCATCCATGTGAAATCTGTGGGAGGATTTTTAACAGTATAGGAAATCTGGAAAGACATAAGCTTATACATACAG gtGTAAAAAGTCATGCTTGTGAGCAATGTGGCAAATCATTTGCTAGAAAAGACATGTTAAAAGAACATATGCGAGTCCATGATAATATCCGAGAATACTTGTGTGCAGAGTGTGGCAAAG GGATGAAGACAAAACACGCCCTCCGTCACCACATGAAGCTTCACAAAGGGATCAAGGAATACGAGTGCAAGGAATGCCACCGAAAATTTGCACAGAAAGTCAACATGCTGAAACACTACAAGAGACACACAG gaatcaAAGATTTCATGTGTGAGCTCTGTGGCAAGACGTTCAGCGAGAGGAATACGATGGAGACTCACAAGTTGATTCATACAG TAGGAAAACAGTGGACGTGTTCAGTGTGTGATAAGAAGTATGTGACTGATTACATGCTGCAGAAGCACATCCAGCTCACCCACGACAAGGTGGAAGCCCAGAGCTGTCAGCTGTGTGGGACAAAGGTTTCTACCAGGGCGTCCATGAGTCGACACATGAGGCGTAAACATCCAGAG ATCCTTTCAGTGAGGATTGATGATTTGGAGCCTCTGCCAGAGACCACGACCATTGATGCCTCTTCCATTGGGATTGTCCAG CCGGAATTAGCCTTGGAACAGGGTGAACTGCCAGAAGGGAAACAGCACATAAAAACTCCTAAACGTGGCCAGAAACGAAAACAGAAGtcaggtgaggaggaggaagctcAAGTGCCTGAGGACCCTGCCTTCAGTGAATACACAGAGAAGGAAGGTGAATTCACAGGGAACGTTGGAGATGAGACTAATTCAGCTGTACAGAGCATCCAACAg GTGGTGGTGACCCTCAGCGACCCGACCGTCACGGCGCCCTCCAGCTCGGTGGGGCTCCCCAACATCACGGTGACTCCCATCACCACGGCGGCGGGCACGCAGTTCACCAGCCTGCAGCCCGTGGCCGTGGGCCAGCTGGGCGCCCCGGAGCgccagctgcagctggacagCTCCATCCTCACCGTCACCTTCGACACGGTCAGCGGCTCGGCCGTGCTGCACAACCGCCAGCCCGaggcgccgctgccgccgcaGCCCGAGGCGCCCAGCCCGCAGTCCGTGGCGCATTTCATCAACCTCACCACGCTGGTGAACTCCATCgctcccctgggcagccagATCACGGAGCAGCACCCCCTGAGCTGGAGGTCGGTGCCTCAGACTGACGTCCTGCAGCCCCCGGcgccggccgcgccgccgcaGCCGGGCCAGCCGCCGGTgcagacagagcagcagcagcagcagatgtaCAGCTACTGA
- the PRDM15 gene encoding PR domain zinc finger protein 15 isoform X4 → MAEDGNEEIMFIWCEDCGQYHDSECPELGPVVTVKDSFVLSRARSSLPSNLEIRQLEDGTEGVFALTQLVKRTQFGPFESKRVLKLEKESVFPLKVFQKEGPLVYFDTTNEDDCNWMMMVRPATEYEHQNLTAFQHDNDIYFTTCQDIPPGTELRVWYAAFYAKKMEKPVLKQVTSVANDTSLAAMESDKEGNNKVSSKPSSAVLPHKKSKKSSMLAADPAVNTPEGSGTAEAKPNQWTCKVCSSAFQEPQLLTEHLLSHLEQAKGAPPSSQNDAEKAEKAAEAVPADQPVASDAASASTDSRRKARRGRKAKTAKVETPLVIDEEKDSAVERVADAVTEVPPEEVALPPAPEERIMDLVLGKMPSTTNSISSVTNRHGIRRKLIKQLGEHKRVYQCSICSKIFQNSSNLSRHIRSHGDKLFKCEECAKLFSRKESLKQHVSYKHSRNEVDSEYRYKCTTCEKAFRIESALEFHNCRTDDKTFQCEMCFRFFSTNSNLSKHKKKHGDKKFACEICNKMFYRKDVMLDHQRRHLEGVRRVKREDFEHSTENMVRYKKEPSGCPVCGKVFSCRSNMNKHLLTHGDKKYTCEICGRKFFRVDVLRDHIHVHFKDIALMDDHQREEFIGKIGISSEENDDNSDESADSEPHKYSCKRCQLTFGRGKEYLKHIMDVHKEKGYGCSICNRRFALKATYHAHMVIHRENLPDPNVQKYIHPCEICGRIFNSIGNLERHKLIHTGVKSHACEQCGKSFARKDMLKEHMRVHDNIREYLCAECGKGMKTKHALRHHMKLHKGIKEYECKECHRKFAQKVNMLKHYKRHTGIKDFMCELCGKTFSERNTMETHKLIHTVGKQWTCSVCDKKYVTDYMLQKHIQLTHDKVEAQSCQLCGTKVSTRASMSRHMRRKHPEILSVRIDDLEPLPETTTIDASSIGIVQPELALEQGELPEGKQHIKTPKRGQKRKQKSGEEEEAQVPEDPAFSEYTEKEGEFTGNVGDETNSAVQSIQQVVVTLSDPTVTAPSSSVGLPNITVTPITTAAGTQFTSLQPVAVGQLGAPERQLQLDSSILTVTFDTVSGSAVLHNRQPEAPLPPQPEAPSPQSVAHFINLTTLVNSIAPLGSQITEQHPLSWRSVPQTDVLQPPAPAAPPQPGQPPVQTEQQQQQMYSY, encoded by the exons ATGGCTGAAGATGGCAATGAGGAGATCATGTTTATTT GGTGCGAGGACTGTGGGCAGTACCACGATTCAGAGTGTCCTGAGCTGGGCCCAGTGGTGACAGTCAAAGACTCCTTTGTACTGAGCAGGGCAAG ATCATCTCTGCCCTCTAATTTGGAGATAAGACAACTGGAGGATGGGACTGAGGGAGTGTTTGCTCTGACTCAGCTGGTGAAACGTACCCAGTTTGGCCCCTTTGAATCCAAGAGAGTTCTCAAGCTGGAGAAAGAATCAGTTTTTCCCCTGAAG GTGTTCCAGAAAGAAGGGCCCCTGGTGTATTTTGACACCACAAACGAAGATGATTGCAACTGGATGATGATGGTGCGCCCAGCCACCGAGTATGAGCACCAAAACCTCACTGCCTTCCAGCATGACAATGACATTTACTTCACCACCTGCCAGGACATCCCCCCGGGAACTGAGCTGCGAGTGTGGTATGCAGCTTTTTACGccaaaaaaatggaaaagccaGTGCTGAAGCAGGTCACTAGTGTTGCCAATG ATACATCCTTGGCAGCAATGGAATCTGATAAAGAGGGGAATAATAAGGTCTCTTCAAAACCTTCATCTGCTGTCTTACCCCataaaaaatccaagaaatcCAGCATGCTAGCAGCTGATCCAGCAG TGAACACTCCAGAAGGCAGTGGGACAGCAGAAGCAAAACCCAACCAATGGACGTGTAAAGTGTGTTCATCTGCTTTCCAAGAGCCCCAGCTGCTGACAG AGCACTTGCTGAGTCACCTGGAACAAGCCAAAGGTGCCCCCCCAAGCAGCCAAAACGATGctgagaaagcagagaaagcagcagaggctgtgccagcagatCAGCCAGTGGCAAGTGATGcagccagtgccagcacagactCGAGGAGAAAGGccaggaggggaagaaaagccAAAACAGCAAAAGTAGAAACACCTCTTGTCATTGATGAAGAGAAAGATTCTGCAG TGGAGCGTGTGGCTGACGCTGTCACCGAGGTCCCTCCAGAGGAGGTggccctgcctccagctccagAAGAGAGGATTATGGATCTGGTTTTAGGAAAGATGCCCAGCACCACAAACAGCATCAGCTCAGTGACAAA TAGACACGGGATTCGGCGGAAGCTGATAAAGCAGCTGGGGGAGCACAAGAGGGTCTATCAGTGCAGCATCTGCAGTAAGATCTTCCAGAACAGCAGCAACCTCAGCAGGCACATCCGTTCTCACG GTGACAAACTGTTTAAATGTGAGGAATGTGCAAAGCTGTTCAGCAGGAAGGAGAGCTTGAAGCAGCACGTTTCATACAAGCACAGCAGGAATGAA GTGGACAGTGAGTACAGGTACAAGTGCACCACATGTGAAAAGGCCTTTCGGATAGAGAGCGCCCTGGAATTCCACAACTGCAGGACAG ATGACAAGACATTCCAGTGTGAGATGTGTTTCAGATTCTTCTCTACAAACAGCAACCTatcaaaacacaagaaaaagcaCGGGGATAAGAAGTTTGCGTGTGAGATCTGCAATAAGATGTTCTACAGGAAGGATGTCATGCTGGACCATCAAAGGAGGCACTTGGAAG GGGTGAGGCGTGTGAAGAGAGAAGACTTTGAGCACAGCACGGAGAACATGGTGCGCTACAAGAAGGAGCCCTCGGGGTGCCCCGTGTGTGGGAAG gTATTTTCATGTAGGAGCAATATGAACAAACACCTTCTGACACATGGAGACAAGAAATACACGTGTGAGATCTGTGGACGTAAATTTTTCAGGGTGGATGTGTTGAGGGATCATATTCATGTCCATTTTAAG GACATAGCCCTAATGGATGATCACCAGAGGGAAGAGTTCATTGGTAAAATTGGAATCTCATCAGAGGAAAATGACGACAACTCTGATGAAAGTGCAGATTCAGAGCCTCACAAGTATAGCTGCAAAAGGTGCCAG CTGACCTTTGGCAGAGGGAAGGAGTACCTGAAGCACATCATGGACGTGCACAAGGAGAAGGGCTACGGCTGCAGCATCTGCAACCGGCGCTTCGCCCTGAAGGCCACGTACCACGCGCACATGGTCATCCACAGGGAGAACCTGCCCGACCCCAACGTGCAGAA ATACATCCATCCATGTGAAATCTGTGGGAGGATTTTTAACAGTATAGGAAATCTGGAAAGACATAAGCTTATACATACAG gtGTAAAAAGTCATGCTTGTGAGCAATGTGGCAAATCATTTGCTAGAAAAGACATGTTAAAAGAACATATGCGAGTCCATGATAATATCCGAGAATACTTGTGTGCAGAGTGTGGCAAAG GGATGAAGACAAAACACGCCCTCCGTCACCACATGAAGCTTCACAAAGGGATCAAGGAATACGAGTGCAAGGAATGCCACCGAAAATTTGCACAGAAAGTCAACATGCTGAAACACTACAAGAGACACACAG gaatcaAAGATTTCATGTGTGAGCTCTGTGGCAAGACGTTCAGCGAGAGGAATACGATGGAGACTCACAAGTTGATTCATACAG TAGGAAAACAGTGGACGTGTTCAGTGTGTGATAAGAAGTATGTGACTGATTACATGCTGCAGAAGCACATCCAGCTCACCCACGACAAGGTGGAAGCCCAGAGCTGTCAGCTGTGTGGGACAAAGGTTTCTACCAGGGCGTCCATGAGTCGACACATGAGGCGTAAACATCCAGAG ATCCTTTCAGTGAGGATTGATGATTTGGAGCCTCTGCCAGAGACCACGACCATTGATGCCTCTTCCATTGGGATTGTCCAG CCGGAATTAGCCTTGGAACAGGGTGAACTGCCAGAAGGGAAACAGCACATAAAAACTCCTAAACGTGGCCAGAAACGAAAACAGAAGtcaggtgaggaggaggaagctcAAGTGCCTGAGGACCCTGCCTTCAGTGAATACACAGAGAAGGAAGGTGAATTCACAGGGAACGTTGGAGATGAGACTAATTCAGCTGTACAGAGCATCCAACAg GTGGTGGTGACCCTCAGCGACCCGACCGTCACGGCGCCCTCCAGCTCGGTGGGGCTCCCCAACATCACGGTGACTCCCATCACCACGGCGGCGGGCACGCAGTTCACCAGCCTGCAGCCCGTGGCCGTGGGCCAGCTGGGCGCCCCGGAGCgccagctgcagctggacagCTCCATCCTCACCGTCACCTTCGACACGGTCAGCGGCTCGGCCGTGCTGCACAACCGCCAGCCCGaggcgccgctgccgccgcaGCCCGAGGCGCCCAGCCCGCAGTCCGTGGCGCATTTCATCAACCTCACCACGCTGGTGAACTCCATCgctcccctgggcagccagATCACGGAGCAGCACCCCCTGAGCTGGAGGTCGGTGCCTCAGACTGACGTCCTGCAGCCCCCGGcgccggccgcgccgccgcaGCCGGGCCAGCCGCCGGTgcagacagagcagcagcagcagcagatgtaCAGCTACTGA